A region of Paraburkholderia largidicola DNA encodes the following proteins:
- a CDS encoding VOC family protein produces the protein MTASRPAGVPWLTPYLTVRDARTSIAFFEAAFGFRVRDSVHDDGAVMHVEMTYQDQLIVMFAPEGAFGSTAKTPKSAATTAPQSFYLYVDDVDTVYARAIAAGARSLSEPQDQFWGDRFAQIEDLDGYRWALACHLS, from the coding sequence ATGACTGCCTCACGCCCAGCCGGAGTGCCGTGGCTGACGCCGTATCTGACCGTCCGCGACGCGCGCACCTCGATCGCGTTCTTCGAGGCGGCGTTTGGTTTCCGGGTCCGGGACAGCGTGCATGACGACGGCGCTGTCATGCATGTCGAGATGACGTATCAGGATCAATTGATCGTGATGTTCGCGCCGGAAGGCGCATTCGGCTCGACGGCGAAAACGCCGAAAAGCGCCGCCACGACGGCTCCTCAATCGTTTTACCTTTATGTCGACGATGTCGACACGGTCTATGCGCGGGCCATTGCGGCCGGCGCCAGGTCGCTGAGCGAACCGCAAGATCAGTTCTGGGGCGATCGATTTGCCCAGATCGAAGATCTCGACGGCTACCGCTGGGCGTTAGCCTGCCATCTGTCTTGA
- a CDS encoding 16S rRNA (uracil(1498)-N(3))-methyltransferase produces MPRFFVGTPFKTDDIVSLPDEVNRHVRVLRLQPGDTVSLFNGTGGEYGAEIVDMDRHGTIVRIGPFREVEAEPPYQLTLAQGIAGSDKMDWLIEKATELGASEFVPLTTTRSVVRLSGERAQRRQVHWQRIVQASCEQCGRNRLPEVMPTRELATWLSSMPKQPVDGELRLLLSPRASVPFSALPSEPPAVRALVLVGPEGGFSAAEEAAAAGHGFTAVGLGPRVLRTETAGIAVLSALAARWGGW; encoded by the coding sequence ATGCCTCGCTTCTTCGTCGGCACCCCGTTCAAAACCGACGACATCGTTTCTCTGCCGGATGAAGTCAACCGGCACGTGCGTGTCCTGCGTCTGCAACCGGGCGACACCGTGAGCCTGTTCAACGGCACCGGCGGTGAATACGGCGCCGAAATCGTCGATATGGATCGACATGGAACCATTGTCCGGATCGGCCCGTTCCGTGAGGTCGAGGCTGAACCGCCCTATCAGTTGACGCTGGCGCAAGGTATCGCCGGCAGCGACAAGATGGACTGGCTGATCGAAAAGGCGACCGAACTCGGCGCCTCCGAATTCGTCCCGCTCACGACCACGCGCAGCGTCGTGCGCCTGTCCGGCGAGCGCGCGCAGCGCCGCCAGGTTCACTGGCAGCGGATCGTGCAGGCGTCGTGCGAGCAGTGCGGGCGCAACCGCCTGCCCGAAGTGATGCCGACGCGCGAACTCGCCACGTGGCTCAGCTCGATGCCGAAGCAGCCCGTCGACGGTGAGTTGCGCCTGCTGCTGTCGCCGCGCGCGAGCGTGCCCTTCTCCGCCCTGCCCAGCGAGCCGCCAGCAGTTCGCGCGCTGGTGCTGGTCGGCCCGGAAGGCGGCTTTTCGGCTGCCGAAGAAGCAGCGGCGGCAGGCCACGGTTTCACGGCTGTCGGTCTCGGCCCGCGCGTGCTGCGAACCGAGACGGCAGGCATCGCCGTACTGTCCGCGCTGGCTGCGCGCTGGGGCGGCTGGTAA
- a CDS encoding barstar family protein: MSDNVYAHDSKVATDFLAAGDGNMFQRVMQMRDAGQVRDVQNEASTGLSSEEERMSLFQTVRPNIVQSIRAFRVQDLADEASRLGQHFLYAFVGNAQSKQEVMETIATSFLFPKHFGKNYDALYDSLTDLVHKAGSQPGFVIVLEALPIAIKFDKEARETLLDVFREAAEFWAERKVAFRVFYSFA, from the coding sequence ATGAGCGACAACGTCTACGCGCACGACTCGAAAGTCGCGACGGATTTTCTCGCGGCCGGCGACGGCAATATGTTCCAGCGCGTCATGCAGATGCGCGATGCCGGCCAGGTCCGTGACGTCCAGAACGAAGCCAGTACGGGCCTTTCATCGGAAGAGGAGCGCATGAGTCTTTTCCAGACCGTACGACCGAACATCGTGCAGTCGATCCGCGCGTTCCGCGTGCAGGATCTCGCCGACGAAGCCAGTCGGCTCGGTCAGCATTTCCTCTACGCATTTGTGGGCAATGCCCAGTCCAAGCAGGAAGTGATGGAAACGATCGCGACGTCGTTCCTGTTTCCGAAGCATTTCGGCAAGAATTACGACGCGCTGTACGACTCGCTGACTGACCTCGTTCACAAGGCTGGCTCGCAGCCGGGATTCGTCATCGTGCTCGAAGCGCTGCCTATCGCGATCAAATTCGACAAGGAAGCGCGCGAAACGCTGCTCGACGTGTTCCGTGAAGCGGCGGAATTCTGGGCCGAGCGCAAGGTGGCGTTCCGGGTGTTTTACTCGTTTGCCTGA
- a CDS encoding ribonuclease, with protein sequence MARKWLRDGVLIAGLTVGGLVCGSGGFPAGALAREAQQEQAGGTIAVAQLPPQAVTTLNLIAAGGPYPYEKDGVVFGNRERLLPPHRRGYYHEYTVPTPGARDRGARRIVCGGPLRRTTNCYYSDDHYASFNRIIE encoded by the coding sequence ATGGCACGCAAGTGGCTCCGCGACGGCGTGCTGATCGCCGGCTTGACGGTTGGCGGCCTGGTCTGTGGCTCAGGCGGCTTTCCGGCAGGCGCCCTGGCCCGGGAAGCACAGCAGGAACAGGCCGGAGGCACCATCGCGGTGGCGCAATTGCCGCCGCAAGCTGTCACCACATTGAACTTGATTGCAGCTGGCGGGCCTTATCCGTATGAGAAGGACGGCGTCGTATTCGGCAATCGTGAGCGGTTGCTGCCGCCGCACCGGCGCGGCTATTACCACGAATACACCGTTCCCACGCCAGGCGCCCGCGACCGCGGCGCACGCCGCATAGTCTGTGGAGGCCCGCTCAGGCGGACCACCAATTGTTATTACTCAGACGACCACTACGCCAGTTTTAATCGCATTATTGAATGA